A genomic window from Henningerozyma blattae CBS 6284 chromosome 3, complete genome includes:
- the RCY1 gene encoding Rcy1p (similar to Saccharomyces cerevisiae RCY1 (YJL204C); ancestral locus Anc_1.131), translating to MEDLLKVPEIVQNIASYLNTKDYLTFQSLNKSTHDTHLKGKYDDDYWSGKLLSMEIKRNNNEESIDPPINNPNNESNLINKLFDNGSAQSFTPMDIFDKITSFTPKTAKSKYAVFFNVFNSYCDKLINNNLGNFFPKKYQSDPLFQIKIINNIELFNNSNKNDYNYYNKTKQQLKIIRDFFINTVLKEMESLYQEKNYKKIHIFIKVLILSNEETNALEFFKTQNPYDLDDLKFNDKIWKDSTTVFKRFKHQNSSSIDLVKQFSKDNSRGYSNSINSIRSETNELEIDTIKDITINSNTDTISLGQVNDNNDSINNDKFKNNEPLGNNDNNNIITEEIKNQGDGNKGTETESKNKLDVSTLDETEFSKENKHLVALIENMKIFLNEKIDIVDTIFSDEYPILISYCENFIQFIIESLRSCLTEDDKTKNDPSTNTNNEKIPKKSRNKLLKNETESKLFTIPIIYNLLKNDLIDNLKESINAGPTFHKVLKEFIDLYMEPFILNYLKLVPNFYQEQIHKELIKFNSDIAKKQSEQNKEIYNSLKDQSIAKQNGSNSNSNSNGKNDFLSSFTNMFKLQNSSTTEKQKERQKLQVDYNLNLLNTNLQNIKSFISLDLIYKVIQETKDLIEEMSAFKDLREVTPIYKAECQEIFKILITELNINHIKPSFEKAIGLLEEYDTDKIKSIEFKIDQVETQVEPLVKFTELINIGDIILQMISIFYKNELENKKIIDKNRDFLNEVIQTKKKFETMIDDYVAEGLTIGINKLFTEMNFIFRTVQLPDDYNIRSSNDNFAINHGEIHPTKCAIKVIELLNNHCFLLNGATDKGTIDVYQQEIGDRFFNEVVKQIKRNIISTEGAIYLIADLNYYYEFIAYRLRQKNIIPLFAGLKNIGQLYIVSGKDSKELGRLISDVGKFQSIFSQEEIYEFVQRRSDWLKVKRDVEKVMYGLGVKDCCIM from the coding sequence ATGGAAGATTTACTAAAAGTTCCAGAAATCGTACAAAATATTGCTTCCTATTTGAATACAAAAGATTATTTAACTTTtcaatcattaaataaatcaacTCATGATACTCACTTAAAGGGAAAATATGACGATGACTATTGGTCAGGAAAACTATTATCTATGGAGATAAAGaggaataataatgaagagAGTATAGATCCGCCGattaataatccaaataatgaaagCAATCTCATAAACAAACTATTTGATAATGGTTCAGCTCAAAGTTTTACACCAATggatatttttgataaaataacGAGTTTTACACCCAAGACAGCTAAGAGTAAATATGCAGTATTTTTTAATGTATTTAATAGTTATTGTgataaattgattaataataatcttggaaatttttttcccaaaaaatatcaatctGATCCCCTATTCCAAATCAAGatcataaataatattgagtTATTTAATAACTCTAATAAAAACGATTATAATTACTACAATAAAACTAAACAGCAACTAAAGATCATACgtgattttttcattaatacaGTTCTGAAGGAAATGGAAAGTTTATATCAAGAGAAaaactataaaaaaattcatatttttattaaagttttGATTCTATCTAATGAAGAAACAAACGCTCTTGAATTCTTTAAGACTCAAAATCCTTATGATTTGGACGATTTGAAgtttaatgataaaatatgGAAAGATTCAACTACTGTTTTTAAAAGGTTTAAACATCAAAATAGTTCAAGTATTGATTTAGTAAAACAGttttcaaaagataattCTAGAGGTTATTCAAATAGCATTAATTCTATAAGGAGTGAAACAAATGAGTTGGAAATTGATACTATTAAGGACATTActattaatagtaatactGATACAATTTCACTTGGCCAAgtaaatgataataatgatagcATTAATAACgacaaatttaaaaataatgaaccTCTCGGTAATAATGACAATAACAACATTATTACCGAAgagataaaaaatcaagGTGATGGTAATAAAGGTACTGAAACGGAGAGTAAGAATAAACTTGATGTATCCACTTTAGATGAGACAgaattttctaaagaaaataaacaCTTAGTTGCATTAATTGAGAATatgaagatatttttaaatgaaaaaattgatattgtGGACACCATATTTTCAGATGAATACCCTATACTTATATCATACtgtgaaaattttatacAATTTATAATTGAATCACTTAGATCATGTTTAACAGAAGATGATAAGACCAAAAATGACCCATCAACAAAcactaataatgaaaaaataccAAAGAAATCAAGAAATAAGTTACTCAAGAATGAAACTGAATCTAAACTATTTACTATTCCAATTATTTacaatcttttaaaaaatgacttaattgataatttgaaagaatCTATTAATGCTGGTCCCACTTTCCataaagttttaaaagaatttattgatttatatatggaaccatttattttaaattatttgaaattagtaccaaatttttatcaagaaCAAATCcataaagaattaattaaatttaattctgATATTGCTAAGAAACAAAGTGAACAAAATAAAGAGATTTACAACTCATTAAAGGATCAATCCATTGCTAAACAGAATGGTTCTAATTCCAATTCCAATTCCAATGGcaaaaatgattttttatcCTCATTTACAAATATGTTTAAATTGCAAAATTCTTCTACCACAgagaaacaaaaagaaagacAAAAGTTACAAGTagattataatttaaatttactgAATactaatttacaaaatatcaAATCATTCATTAGTCTTGACTTAATTTATAAAGTTATTCAAGAGacaaaagatttaattgaagaaatgTCTGCTTTCAAAGATTTAAGGGAGGTTACACCAATATATAAGGCTGAATGCCAAGAGATCTTTAAGATCTTGATAActgaattaaatattaatcataTTAAACCATCTTTTGAGAAAGCCATTGGATTATTAGAGGAATATGATACTGATAAGATTAAGAGtatagaatttaaaatagatCAAGTAGAAACTCAAGTAGAACCTTTAGTGAAATTTACAGAGTTAATTAATATCGGTGATATTATATTACAAatgatttcaattttttataaaaatgaattggaaaataaaaaaatcattgatAAGAATCgagattttttaaatgaagtGATtcaaaccaaaaaaaaattcgaaACAATGATTGATGATTATGTTGCAGAGGGATTAACAATTggtattaataaattatttactgaaatgaattttatatttagaaCAGTTCAACTTCCGGACGACTATAACATTAGATCaagtaatgataatttcGCCATTAATCATGGCGAGATACATCCAACTAAATGTGCTATCAAagtaattgaattattaaacaaccattgttttttattaaacgGTGCTACTGATAAAGGTACAATTGATGTGTATCAGCAAGAGATTGGAGATCGATTTTTCAATGAAGTTGTGAAACaaatcaaaagaaatatcatATCTACAGAAGGTGccatttatttaattgcagacctaaattattattatgaatttATTGCATACAGACtaagacaaaaaaatattatcccATTATTTGCAGGCTTGAAAAACATTGGCcaattatatattgtaTCTGGGAAAGATTCTAAAGAATTAGGACGATTAATTTCTGATGTAGGCAAATTTCAAAGTATCTTTTCAcaagaagaaatttatGAATTTGTTCAACGAAGAAGTGATTGGTTAAAAGTAAAGAGAGATGTGGAGAAAGTAATGTATGGTCTTGGAGTCAAGGATTGTTGTATTATGTAA
- the TBLA0C06010 gene encoding uncharacterized protein (similar to Saccharomyces cerevisiae PHO87 (YCR037C) and PHO90 (YJL198W); ancestral locus Anc_1.136), which translates to MRFSHFLKYNAVPEWQNHYMDYNELKNLIYTLQTDELKRNPNTEDPFDDLEKQSNNSSPKRKNFKDKLKKFSFTKKNNSSASNSNSYLNTLPHNDTIIELQDYDSPEKDQSDSNNTSSTKKNKISTKIHSLKKPKDSLFSSSRHSSISSNDDKSSIENTYDTFVNKLTDERNKVDDFYKRTELKLYEKFENLLLDLQKEHIINHHDSNILQTQDGNSNFSSELTIEDETSPYLKGNLNNSNDLKETAIIEEIHKSSKTPDIEALEHTSITELRSRTTIDYSEEDFDYEEDIEQYDDQENTALLNYNDFNSQFSKEIFIKTILLLIYTLICANLKSFIELNSIGFTKITKKADKVLLLTTRTDLIQSRVFYNDIYTFQWDTLDVLNNKISQLIEFYSIITNQSLNLENCKMELKSFLHDHIVWERSNTWKDMLGLLSQTNDEISKNEEEEARRLKLGLRYRDLPLPKPINMGKLGTINNIKIPLLFFTWKAAKIAFIILFTGLLLGIKTMNDRVEGRCLALVECCVFLWALEAIPLFTTAFLVPMLVVLFKVLKNADGTTMGAAAASAKTLSTMWSSTIMILIAGFTLGEALSQYEIANVLASWLLAGAGTKPSMVLLMSMAVVFFLSMWISNVASPVLTYSLLKPVLDDLDADTPFAKAIIMGIALAADVGGMASPISSPQNIISMQYLAPYGIGWGQFFAVALPVGILITLCAWGIMCTTFKINETKLKKFTPIRTVFTLKQYFIIFVTIGTIILWCVEKQIEGAFGASGQIAVLPIVLFFGTGLLTSHDLNTFPWSTVILAMGSVALGDAVSSSGLLKTIATSLQKRIEHDSVMAILCIFGVLMLVVGTFVSHTVSAIILIPLVQEIGDSLPDPKASPVLVFGCALLASCGMALPSSGFPNVTAISMIDKKGRRYLTMGEFLSRGVPTSLAGFVLVITVGYGIMTSILHGRTTPAT; encoded by the coding sequence ATGAGATTCTCCCATTTCCTAAAATATAATGCAGTTCCAGAATGGCAGAACCATTACATGGAttataatgaattgaagaatttgatatATACTTTGCAAACCGATGAGTTGAAAAGAAACCCTAATACTGAGGATCCTTTTGATGACCTAGAGAAACAGAGTAATAATTCAAGTCCcaagagaaaaaatttcaaagataaattaaagaaattctCCTTTaccaagaaaaataattcatctgcttctaattcaaattcatatttaaatacaCTACCACATAATGATACAATTATAGAATTACAAGATTATGATTCACCTGAAAAAGATCAATcagattcaaataatacaagCTCTactaagaaaaataaaatttctacAAAGATCCATTCATTGAAAAAGCCCAAAGATTCGTTATTTTCGTCATCTCGTCATTCATCTATATCCTCCAATGATGATAAATCTTCCATTGAAAACACTTATGATACATTTGTCAATAAATTAACTGATGAAAGAAACAAGGTAGATGATTTTTATAAGAGAActgaattgaaattgtatgaaaaatttgaaaacttattattagatttacAAAAAGAACATATCATTAATCATCatgattctaatattttacaaactCAAGATGGAAATAGTAATTTCTCAAGTGAACTTACAATAGAAGATGAAACATCACCATATTTAAAGggaaatttaaataattctaatgatCTAAAGGAAACTGCCATCATCGAAGAGATTCATAAATCAAGCAAGACTCCAGATATTGAAGCATTAGAACATACTTCCATCACAGAATTAAGATCAAGAACCACTATAGATTACTCAGAAGAAGATTTCGATtatgaagaagatatagAACAATATGATGATCAAGAAAATACAGCCCTTTTAAACTATAACGATTTTAATAGTCAATTCTCAAAAgaaatctttattaaaacaatactattattaatttatacaTTGATTTGTGCCAATTTGAAAtcttttattgaattaaattctaTTGGGTTTACAAAAATTACTAAAAAGGCTGATAAAGTTCTACTATTAACTACGAGAACTGATTTAATCCAATCTCGTGTTTTCTATAATGATATTTACACTTTCCAATGGGATACTTTAGAcgttttgaataataaaatttctcaattaatagaattttattctattataACAAATCAATCTTTAAATCTagaaaattgtaaaatggAATTGAAATCTTTCTTACATGACCATATTGTTTGGGAAAGATCAAATACTTGGAAGGATATGCTAGGCTTATTATCACAAacaaatgatgaaatatctaaaaatgAAGAGGAGGAGGCAAGAAGATTGAAATTAGGATTAAGATATCGCGATCTTCCGTTACCCAAACCTATCAATATGGGCAAATTAGGTactatcaataatattaaaatccCTCTGTTATTTTTCACTTGGAAAGCTGCAAAAATTGCATTcatcatattatttactGGTCTTCTATTAGGTATTAAGACAATGAATGATAGAGTAGAAGGTCGTTGTTTAGCTTTAGTAGAATGCTGTGTTTTCCTTTGGGCTTTAGAAGCTATTCCTTTATTCACCACTGCATTCTTAGTCCCAATGTTAGTCGTCTTATTTAAAGTGCTGAAGAATGCAGATGGTACTACAATGGGGGCAGCCGCAGCATCAGCCAAAACATTATCGACAATGTGGTCATCAACAATTATGATTTTAATTGCTGGTTTTACCTTAGGTGAAGCCTTATCTCAATATGAAATTGCAAATGTATTAGCATCATGGTTATTAGCTGGTGCAGGTACAAAACCAAGTATGGTTCTTTTAATGTCAATGGCAGTCGTGTTTTTCCTTTCTATGTGGATTTCTAATGTGGCATCACCAGTCTTGacatattctttattaaaaccTGTCTTAGATGATTTAGATGCTGATACCCCTTTTGCCAAGGCTATTATCATGGGTATTGCATTAGCAGCAGATGTTGGTGGTATGGCATCTCCAATTTCTTCCccacaaaatattatctcTATGCAATATTTGGCTCCATATGGTATAGGTTGGGGCCAATTTTTTGCTGTTGCTTTACCTGTAGGTATTTTGATTACACTTTGTGCTTGGGGTATTATGTGTACAACATTTAAGATCAATGAAactaaattgaaaaaattcacCCCAATTAGAACTGTTTTCActttaaaacaatatttcatcatttttgTCACAATAGGTACTATTATCTTATGGTGTgttgaaaaacaaattgaaGGTGCATTTGGTGCATCTGGTCAAATTGCTGTCTTGCCAATTGTTTTATTCTTTGGTACAGGTCTCTTAACTTCTCATGATTTGAACACTTTCCCATGGTCAACTGTTATTTTAGCAATGGGTTCTGTGGCATTAGGTGATGCTGTTTCTTCATCTGGGCTATTGAAAACCATTGCTACTTCATtacaaaaaagaattgaacATGATAGTGTTATGGCTATTTTATGTATCTTTGGTGTCCTAATGTTAGTTGTTGGTACTTTTGTATCACATACTGTCTCTgcaattattttgattccACTAGTTCAAGAAATCGGTGATTCTTTACCAGATCCCAAAGCTTCTCCAGTCTTGGTGTTTGGTTGTGCATTATTAGCATCTTGTGGTATGGCTTTACCATCTTCAGGTTTCCCTAACGTTACGGCTATTTCTATGATTGATAAGAAAGGTAGACGTTATTTGACAATGGGTGAATTTCTTTCCAGAGGTGTTCCTACTTCTCTAGCTGGGTTTGTCTTGGTTATTACGGTTGGTTATGGTATTATGACTTCCATCTTACACGGTAGAACAACACCAGCTACAtga
- the TBLA0C06020 gene encoding uncharacterized protein (similar to Saccharomyces cerevisiae RRP43 (YCR035C); ancestral locus Anc_1.139), with translation MMGREDELTFTPDILSRVVPELIFQRNLSIGTRMNNRKFEEFAKYQTNTFRDIIKDPEILGSSILEIQDTPNSTTVFVTIKGGVVEDTERPLYKQYEDRIPGIYPVVEIERGRGNSPPSDEEMIVGQLLNDILQHCGIISCESLKINIENRNTVEKDEIDFLGLQTGGKRWKFVLYIKINVFNRDGPIFHACWNAIMTALRDTRLPQVYINEENLNEVAYNLRLLKNKNRRNRFQSNEKVNKILCFNQLQTYPLRLNENNICYGCNFGITRLQPEYSLIEDEGEEEKRETSELVLISDISREGEEASLSNQLNILVTPNGNIKYLSLSVGDNKDKGNVSIELLKKSIRLAIERSRELQALNKKD, from the coding sequence ATGATGGGACgtgaagatgaattaacTTTTACACCGGACATCTTATCCAGAGTTGTTCCGGAATTAATCTTTCAAAGAAACCTTTCAATTGGTACAAGAATGAATAACCgaaaatttgaagaatttgcCAAATATCAAACAAATACATTTAGagatataataaaagatcCAGAGATCCTAGGGAGTAGTATATTAGAAATCCAAGATACACCTAACAGCACTACAGTATTTGTTACGATTAAAGGTGGGGTTGTAGAAGATACAGAACGACCATTATATAAACAATATGAAGATCGAATTCCTGGGATATATCCTGTAGTCGAAATTGAGCGTGGTAGAGGGAATTCTCCACCAAGTGATGAAGAAATGATTGTTGGCCAATTGTTAAATGATATATTACAACATTGTGGAATAATATCTTGTGAATCATTAAAGATCAACATTGAAAATCGAAATACTGTAGAAAAGgatgaaattgattttttggGATTACAAACTGGAGGTAAAAGATGGAAATTTGTactttatattaaaatcaatGTTTTTAATAGAGATGGGCCTATTTTCCATGCTTGTTGGAATGCTATAATGACTGCATTAAGGGATACCAGATTACCACAAGTGTATATcaatgaagaaaatttaaatgaagttgcatataatttaagattattgaagaataaaaatagaagaaatCGATTTCAATCTAATgaaaaagtaaataaaattttatgcTTCAATCAATTACAAACTTATCCATTAAGATTGAATGAAAACAATATATGTTATGGCTGTAATTTTGGTATAACTCGATTACAACCTGAATATAGTTTAATAGAAGATGAGggagaagaagaaaaaaggGAAACAAGTGAACTTGTATTGATAAGTGATATAAGTAGAGAAGGTGAAGAGGCATCTTTAAGTAATCAACTTAATATTCTCGTCACACCGAATGggaatataaaatatttaagttTATCGGTAGgtgataataaagataaggGTAATGTCAGTATAGAATTACTTAAAAAATCTATTCGATTAGCCATTGAAAGATCTAGAGAACTTCAAGCGTTGAATAAGAAAGATTGA
- the TBLA0C06030 gene encoding elongation of very long chain fatty acids protein (similar to Saccharomyces cerevisiae FEN1 (YCR034W) and ELO1 (YJL196C); ancestral locus Anc_1.140), producing MATDIVTNLVASTTDDTRLGHSTKISSTIDSFNSIGQNRFVWYHFNSWVSKITNSHFVPNNFDFNNEQLPLTSLSHVVTIISLYYILIFGGQFLLCKFQIKPFKFDRLSKLHNLALSATSFILLILMVEQILPIIKSNGIYFSICNKNSWNQPIVTLYYLNYIVKFIEFIDTFLLVLKQKKLTFLHTYHHGATALLCYTQLVGKTSVSWVPISLNLAIHVLMYWYYFLSSCNIKVWWKQWVTKLQIVQFIIDIGFVYFVAYERIAFKYFANTLPYCGECTGTDFAIGQGCLILSSYLVLFISFYKKIYKRKAAALRKTSTTKKLV from the coding sequence ATGGCCACAGATATTGTCACTAACCTTGTGGCTTCCACCACTGATGATACTAGACTTGGCCACTCGACTAAAATATCCAGTACTATcgattcatttaattcaattggaCAAAATAGATTTGTTTGGTATCATTTCAATTCATGGGTTTCAAAAATTACTAATTCTCATTTCGTCCCCAATAATTTCGATTTCAATAATGAGCAATTACCTTTGACTTCATTATCACATGTCGTTACCATCATTTCACTCTATTATATCCTCATCTTCGGCGGTCAATTCTTATTATGTAAGTTCCAAATAAAACCTTTCAAATTCGATCGATTATCCAAACTACATAATTTGGCTTTAAGTGCTACTTCTTTCATTCTATTGATTTTAATGGTCGAACAAATCTTACCAATCATAAAATCAAATGGGATCTATTTCTCcatttgtaataaaaacTCATGGAACCAACCCATCGTAACTTTGTATTActtaaattatattgtcAAATTCATAGAGTTCATCGATACATTTCTATTGGTAttgaaacaaaagaaattgacCTTCTTACATACTTATCATCATGGTGCTACTGCTCTATTATGTTATACTCAATTGGTGGGGAAAACTTCAGTATCATGGGTCCCAATCTCGTTAAATTTGGCAATACATGTTCTCAtgtattggtattatttcCTAAGTTCTTGTAATATTAAAGTTTGGTGGAAACAATGGGTTACTAAATTACAAATCGTTCAATTCATCATCGATATTGGATTTGTCTATTTCGTGGCTTATGAAAGAATTgcttttaaatatttcgcAAACACTTTACCGTATTGTGGAGAATGTACAGGTACTGATTTTGCTATTGGGCAAGGTTGTTTAATCTTATCATCATACCTTGTTCTATTCATTTCATTCTATAAAAAGATTTATAAGAGGAAAGCTGCGGCTTTACGGAAAACTTCAACCACTAAAAAACTTGTGTAA
- the QCR9 gene encoding ubiquinol--cytochrome-c reductase subunit 9 (similar to Saccharomyces cerevisiae QCR9 (YGR183C); ancestral locus Anc_5.189), with protein sequence MSFSRIYNVFFKRNSVFVGTIFASAFIFQAAFDSGITKWYNNHNKGKLWVDVKKSLEEGNGDDDDDDE encoded by the exons atg AGCTTCTCAAGAATATACAACGTCttctttaaaagaaattctGTCTTTGTCGGTACCATTTTTGCCAGTGCATTTATTTTCCAAGCTGCCTTTGATTCAGGTATCACAAAATGGTACAACAACCATAACAAAGGTAAGTTATGGGTCGATGTGAAAAAGAGTTTAGAAGAGGGCAATGGTGACGACGACGATGACGACGAATAA
- the IZH3 gene encoding Izh3p (similar to Saccharomyces cerevisiae IZH3 (YLR023C); ancestral locus Anc_5.197): MSSSVETDSTTAFYKSKQSSVTTHQRPATLNNSSTTLLDTSSPPPLPSTSSSSTTLFSNQSPSPTSLLKEKLLSTKKSEEQDPDFIASGKSIRDYINTFNWQTAYNLGRSNNTLHYYQLPFPWRENRYIIKGYRFYDSNVKCLLSVVNYYGWHNETLNIWSHLGGFLTLLYIAVFVYPNTEVYQSELIPTTAKMLLFVFLIAGMKCMLASVFWHTFDGTCSYTLRPKFCCVDYTGITILITASILTAEYVSLSHAPIWMFIYMSLSLALGTFGVYINWSPKFDGPEARPLRIKFFVTLSAMGCLSFVHLIFTTSLRHACWLLAPIISKSTIWYVIGVFFYGSFIPEKYRSDYILDKTIPTSKQLSCDLSIITKDRHIHFRDQPTPNKNGPRKTGLRSLWWVDYVGQSHTIWHIFVLLGVVGHYKACLDMFTKQWLIN, from the coding sequence ATGTCTTCCAGTGTCGAAACAGATTCTACCACCGCTTTTTATAAAAGCAAACAATCTTCCGTGACCACTCATCAACGTCCTGCGACATTAAACAACTCCTCCACAACTTTACTAGACACATCTTCCCCTCCTCCATTGCCTTCAACATCTTCCTCCTCCACAACTCTTTTCAGTAACCAATCTCCATCTCCAACCTCTTTACtaaaggaaaaattattatccaCCAAAAAATCAGAAGAACAAGACCCAGATTTCATTGCTTCTGGTAAATCCATTAGAGACTATATCAATACTTTCAATTGGCAAACTGCTTACAACTTGGGCAGGTCCAATAATACTTTACATTACTATCAATTGCCCTTCCCATGGAGAGAGAATCGTTACATCATCAAAGGTTACAGATTCTACGATTCAAACGTCAAATGTCTATTATCTGTCGTAAACTATTATGGCTGGCATAATGAAACTTTAAACATTTGGTCTCATTTAGGTGGGTTTTTAACCCTTTTATACATTGCGGTTTTCGTATATCCAAACACCGAAGTCTATCAATCAGAGTTAATCCCAACCACGGCCAAGATGCTATTATTCGTGTTTTTAATAGCAGGTATGAAATGTATGCTTGCGTCTGTATTTTGGCATACTTTTGATGGGACTTGCTCATATACATTAAGACCTAAATTTTGTTGTGTCGATTATACAGGTATCACCATCCTAATCACCGCATCCATCTTAACCGCAGAATACGTCTCCTTATCTCACGCTCCAATATGGATGTTCATTTATATGTCATTATCGTTAGCTTTGGGTACATTTGGTGTTTATATCAATTGGTCACCAAAATTCGATGGACCCGAAGCTCGTCCTTtaagaattaaattcttcGTTACTTTAAGTGCTATGGGTTGTCTTTCATTTGTTCATTTGATTTTCACAACATCATTAAGACATGCTTGTTGGTTATTAGCACCAATCATTTCAAAATCCACTATATGGTATGTCATTGGTGTCTTCTTTTATGGTTCGTTCATTCcagaaaaatatagatcTGATTATATCCTTGATAAAACAATCCCTACTTCAAAACAATTATCCTGTGATTTGTCAATCATCACTAAGGATAGACATATCCATTTCAGAGACCAACCCACTCCAAACAAAAATGGACCTCGTAAGACAGGGCTCAGATCATTGTGGTGGGTAGACTATGTCGGTCAAAGTCATACAATATGGCACATCTTTGTCCTATTAGGGGTCGTGGGTCATTACAAGGCTTGTTTGGATATGTTTACTAAACAATGGCTAATCAATTGA